A portion of the Cryptomeria japonica chromosome 5, Sugi_1.0, whole genome shotgun sequence genome contains these proteins:
- the LOC131060618 gene encoding uncharacterized protein At4g22758 has product MAKQDISKVSSLVSAPSPTNPNAKQGSPPKRDFKNKTGNPKRFSVSKSFPSVAPGTPSSGSPARQIPKSPLASMLKKNQVKGNEVDRLLVTINVLGSAGPLRFLVRSDDPVQKVIEGALKSYAREGRLPVLGHNAKQFELYSANSDHGQALDPSRIIGALATRNFLLCKKNESKHEQEEKKDSSSSHLRHHQKTNLWKNCLNTMSLSFGVSCM; this is encoded by the exons ATGGCAAAGCAGGACATTTCAAAGGTGAGCTCTTTGGTCTCTGCTCCAAGCCCGACAAACCCTAACGCTAAACAGGGGAGCCCTCCAAAGAGGGATTTCAAAAATAAAACGGGAAACCCTAAAAGATTCTCTGTGTCGAAATCGTTTCCAAGCGTTGCACCGGGAACCCCGTCTTCAGGCAGTCCTGCTCGTCAAATCCCAAAGTCGCCTCTGGCTTCTATGCTTAAGAAGAATCAG GTAAAGGGCAATGAGGTTGACCGTCTGCTGGTGACCATAAATGTATTGGGCAGTGCTGGGCCCTTGAGATTTTTGGTGAGGTCTGATGATCCAGTGCAGAAAGTAATAGAAGGTGCCCTGAAATCATATGCTCGCGAAGGCCGTTTGCCCGTTCTTGGACACAACGCCAAGCAGTTCGAACTGTATAGTGCTAACAGCGATCATGGTCAAG CTTTGGATCCATCCCGAATAATTGGAGCTTTGGCAACAAGGAATTTTCTGTTATGTAAGAAAAATGAATCTAAACATGAGCAAGAAGAGAAGAAAGATAGCAGCTCATCTCATCTTCGTCATCATCAAAAGACCAATTTGTGGAAGAACTGTTTGAACACCATGAGCTTGAGCTTTGGAGTTTCTTGCATGTGA